One genomic window of Arthrobacter sp. KBS0703 includes the following:
- the nrdR gene encoding transcriptional regulator NrdR yields MYCPFCRNPDSRVVDSRMADDGSAIRRRRQCPECGRRFTTVETTSLSVIKRSGVGEPFSRSKVINGVRKACQGRPVSEDDLALLAQEVEENIRASGAAEIDAHEVGLIILGPLQKLDKVAYLRFASVYQAFESLEDFESAIALLRHEAEVEAKGAEAKRSEGKSSEKSPL; encoded by the coding sequence GTGTACTGTCCGTTTTGCCGTAACCCCGACTCCCGCGTGGTGGACAGCCGGATGGCCGACGACGGCTCCGCCATCCGCCGCCGCCGCCAATGCCCCGAGTGCGGGCGCCGGTTCACCACGGTCGAAACCACCAGCCTCTCGGTGATCAAGCGTTCCGGCGTGGGCGAGCCCTTCAGCCGCAGCAAGGTCATCAACGGCGTCCGCAAGGCCTGCCAGGGCCGGCCGGTCAGCGAGGACGATCTCGCCCTGCTGGCGCAGGAAGTCGAAGAAAACATCCGTGCCTCGGGCGCGGCCGAGATCGATGCCCACGAGGTGGGCCTGATCATCCTCGGCCCCCTCCAGAAGCTGGACAAGGTGGCGTATCTCCGCTTCGCCAGCGTCTACCAGGCCTTCGAATCGCTGGAAGACTTCGAATCCGCCATTGCGCTGCTTCGCCACGAGGCCGAAGTGGAAGCCAAGGGTGCCGAAGCCAAGCGTTCCGAAGGCAAGAGCTCCGAAAAGAGCCCGCTCTAA
- a CDS encoding flavin reductase family protein yields MFRRHAAGVAIITVNYDGVPYGFTATSVASLSAKPPRFTFNMARSSSSWPAVANTTYIGVHMLGLDNQELADRFARTKERFAGDHWAHGPYDVPVLKDVAGWLIGKIQMRLSFENNAVVVVEVVEGEVGEDGAPLLYHSGAYGQPVPLDYEI; encoded by the coding sequence ATGTTCCGGCGCCATGCGGCCGGTGTGGCGATTATCACGGTGAACTACGACGGCGTGCCCTACGGGTTCACGGCAACGTCGGTAGCATCCCTGTCGGCGAAGCCGCCCCGCTTCACTTTCAACATGGCCCGCAGCTCGAGCTCGTGGCCGGCCGTTGCCAACACAACATACATCGGCGTCCACATGCTGGGGCTCGACAACCAGGAACTGGCTGACCGCTTTGCACGCACCAAGGAGCGGTTCGCGGGCGACCACTGGGCCCACGGGCCCTACGATGTGCCCGTCCTCAAGGACGTGGCCGGCTGGCTGATCGGAAAGATCCAAATGCGGCTTTCCTTCGAAAACAACGCCGTGGTGGTCGTGGAAGTCGTGGAGGGGGAAGTCGGCGAAGACGGCGCCCCGCTGCTCTACCACTCCGGAGCCTACGGGCAGCCGGTTCCGCTCGACTACGAAATCTAG
- the dnaE gene encoding DNA polymerase III subunit alpha translates to MTSSNDSFVHLHNHTEYSMLDGAARLGELFDETERLGMPALATTDHGYLFGAFDFWKRATDKGIRPIIGVEAYVTPGTARGDKSRVRWGEESQRKDDVSGGGSYTHMTLLSYNNVGMRNLFRASSIASLDSVFGKWPRLDRELLNTYSEGLIATTGCPSGEVQTRLRLGQYREALEAAAEFRDIFGAENYFCELMDHGLDIERRVTGDLLRLAKDLNLPLVATNDLHYTHEHDAKAHEALLAIQSGSTLLEPTYDNGGSRFAFSGSGYYLKSPQEMRELFRDHPDACDNTLLIAERCEVSFNTGANYMPRFPCPEGEDETSWLVKEVDRGLQYRYPQGIPDKVRKQADYELEVITSMGFPGYFLVVADFINWAKNNGIRVGPGRGSGAGSMVAYAMRITDLDPLHHGLIFERFLNPDRVSMPDFDVDFDDRRRSEVIDYVTRKYGDERVAMIVTYGTIKTKQALKDSSRVLGYPFSMGEQLTKALPPAVMAKDIPLADIQNKDAKRYSEAGDFRQLISTDPEAAKVFETALGIEGLKRQWGVHAAGVIMSSDPIIDVIPIMRRFQDGQVITQFDYPTSEGLGLIKMDFLGLRNLTIISDALENIKMNRGVDLDLETLELDDAASYELLARGDTLGVFQLDGGPMRSLLKLMKPDNFEDISAVLALYRPGPMGANAHTDYALRKNKIQEVIPIHPELEEPLAEILGGTYGLIVYQEQVMAVAQKLAGYSLGQADILRRAMGKKKKSELDKQFAGFSQGMQDNGYSMAAVKTLWDILLPFSDYAFNKAHSAAYGVISYWTAYLKAHYAPEYMAALLTSVGDDKDKSAIYLNECRRMGITVLPPDVNESALNFTPVGNDIRFGMGAIRNVGVNAVEAMVAAREKEGAYTSFKDYLMKVPAVVCNKRTIESLIKAGAFDSLNHHRRALAMIHEEAIDSVITLKRNEAIGQFDLFAGFDEAESEASLSIEIPDLPEWEKKDKLSFERDMLGLYVSDHPLQGLEGLLSQHADQSITSIIAEDGPHDGAIVTIAGMITSLSRRIAKASGNAYARAEVEDLGGSMEVMFFGQVYGPIASVLAEDLIVVVKGRLQRRDDGAIALNCMELSVPDLSEGTNGPIVITMPTHKATEAVVTELGDVLRNHRGNSEVRVHLQGDTRVEVMGLPVHLRVNPNPSLFGDLKVLLGPACLDA, encoded by the coding sequence GTGACTTCCAGCAATGACTCGTTTGTCCATCTCCACAACCACACCGAGTATTCGATGCTGGACGGCGCCGCCCGGCTCGGAGAGCTCTTCGACGAAACCGAGCGGCTGGGCATGCCCGCCCTGGCCACCACCGACCACGGCTATCTCTTCGGCGCCTTCGACTTCTGGAAGAGGGCCACGGACAAGGGCATCAGGCCGATCATCGGCGTCGAAGCCTATGTGACTCCCGGGACCGCCCGCGGTGACAAGAGCCGGGTCCGCTGGGGCGAGGAAAGCCAGCGCAAGGATGACGTCTCCGGCGGCGGTTCCTACACCCACATGACCCTGCTGAGCTACAACAACGTTGGCATGCGGAACCTGTTCCGTGCCTCGTCGATCGCCTCCCTGGACTCGGTCTTCGGCAAATGGCCCCGGCTGGACCGTGAGCTGCTGAACACGTACTCGGAAGGGCTCATTGCGACCACCGGCTGCCCGTCCGGTGAGGTCCAGACCCGGCTGCGCCTCGGCCAGTACCGGGAGGCGCTTGAGGCTGCCGCAGAGTTCCGCGACATCTTCGGCGCGGAGAATTACTTCTGCGAGCTCATGGACCACGGCCTGGACATCGAACGGCGTGTCACGGGCGATCTGCTGCGCCTGGCGAAGGACCTGAACCTGCCGCTCGTTGCCACGAACGACCTGCACTACACGCACGAGCACGACGCGAAGGCGCATGAGGCCCTGTTGGCCATCCAGTCGGGTTCCACGCTCCTGGAGCCGACCTACGACAACGGCGGTTCGCGCTTTGCCTTCTCCGGCAGCGGCTACTACCTGAAGTCGCCGCAGGAGATGCGTGAACTGTTCCGCGACCACCCGGACGCGTGCGACAACACGCTGCTGATCGCCGAGCGCTGTGAAGTCTCGTTCAACACCGGGGCCAACTACATGCCGCGGTTCCCCTGCCCGGAGGGGGAGGACGAAACGTCCTGGCTGGTCAAGGAAGTCGACAGGGGACTCCAGTACCGGTATCCGCAGGGCATCCCGGACAAGGTGCGCAAGCAGGCCGACTATGAGCTGGAGGTCATCACCTCCATGGGCTTCCCGGGCTACTTCCTGGTGGTGGCCGACTTCATCAACTGGGCCAAGAACAACGGCATCCGGGTCGGTCCCGGCCGTGGCTCGGGTGCAGGCTCCATGGTGGCCTATGCCATGCGCATCACCGACCTTGATCCGCTGCACCACGGCCTGATCTTCGAGCGGTTCCTCAACCCGGACCGCGTCTCCATGCCTGACTTCGACGTCGACTTCGATGACCGGCGCCGCTCCGAAGTGATCGACTACGTCACGCGCAAATACGGCGACGAACGTGTCGCGATGATCGTCACCTACGGCACCATCAAGACCAAGCAGGCCCTCAAGGACTCGTCGCGCGTTCTGGGCTACCCGTTCAGCATGGGCGAGCAGCTGACCAAGGCGCTCCCGCCGGCCGTCATGGCCAAGGACATTCCGCTGGCCGACATCCAGAACAAGGATGCCAAGCGCTACAGCGAAGCCGGCGACTTCCGCCAGCTGATCAGCACTGACCCCGAGGCCGCTAAGGTTTTCGAGACGGCACTGGGCATCGAGGGCCTGAAGCGGCAATGGGGCGTACACGCCGCCGGCGTCATCATGTCCTCGGACCCCATCATCGACGTGATTCCGATCATGCGCCGCTTCCAGGACGGCCAGGTCATCACCCAGTTCGACTATCCGACGTCCGAAGGCCTCGGCCTGATCAAGATGGACTTCCTCGGGCTGCGAAACCTGACGATCATTTCGGATGCCCTGGAAAACATCAAGATGAACCGCGGCGTCGACCTCGACCTTGAAACCCTTGAGTTGGACGACGCCGCGTCCTACGAGCTGCTGGCCAGGGGTGACACCCTGGGTGTGTTCCAGCTCGACGGCGGACCCATGCGGTCGCTGCTCAAGCTGATGAAGCCGGACAACTTCGAAGACATCTCCGCCGTGCTGGCGCTCTACAGGCCCGGACCGATGGGCGCCAACGCGCACACCGACTACGCGCTGCGCAAGAACAAGATCCAGGAAGTCATCCCGATCCACCCGGAGCTGGAGGAACCGCTCGCCGAAATCCTCGGCGGCACCTACGGGCTGATCGTGTACCAGGAGCAGGTCATGGCCGTGGCGCAGAAGCTCGCCGGCTACAGCCTCGGCCAGGCCGACATCCTGCGCCGCGCCATGGGCAAGAAGAAGAAATCCGAGCTGGACAAGCAGTTCGCCGGCTTCTCGCAGGGCATGCAGGACAACGGCTATTCCATGGCCGCGGTCAAGACCCTCTGGGACATTCTGCTGCCGTTCTCCGACTACGCCTTCAACAAGGCGCACTCGGCCGCCTACGGCGTGATCTCCTACTGGACCGCCTACCTGAAGGCGCACTACGCGCCGGAGTACATGGCTGCCCTGCTGACCTCGGTGGGCGACGACAAGGACAAGTCGGCGATCTACCTCAACGAATGCCGGCGGATGGGCATCACGGTGCTGCCGCCCGACGTCAACGAGTCAGCGCTGAACTTCACTCCGGTCGGCAACGACATCCGCTTCGGCATGGGCGCCATCCGCAACGTCGGCGTGAACGCCGTCGAAGCCATGGTGGCGGCGCGCGAAAAAGAAGGCGCCTACACCTCCTTCAAGGACTACCTCATGAAAGTTCCCGCGGTGGTGTGCAACAAGCGCACCATCGAGTCCCTCATCAAGGCGGGCGCCTTCGACTCCCTGAATCATCACAGGCGGGCCCTCGCCATGATCCACGAAGAGGCGATCGACTCCGTCATCACGCTCAAGCGCAACGAGGCGATCGGGCAGTTCGACCTCTTTGCCGGTTTCGACGAAGCCGAATCCGAGGCGTCCCTGAGCATCGAGATCCCCGACCTCCCCGAGTGGGAGAAGAAGGACAAGCTCTCGTTCGAACGCGACATGCTCGGGCTTTACGTCTCGGACCACCCGCTGCAGGGGCTGGAAGGGCTCCTGAGCCAGCACGCCGACCAGTCCATCACGTCGATCATCGCCGAGGACGGCCCGCACGACGGCGCGATCGTCACCATTGCGGGCATGATCACCTCGCTCAGCCGAAGGATCGCCAAGGCCAGCGGCAACGCCTACGCCCGGGCCGAGGTCGAGGACCTGGGCGGATCCATGGAAGTGATGTTCTTCGGCCAGGTCTACGGCCCCATCGCGTCGGTCCTCGCCGAGGACCTGATCGTGGTGGTCAAGGGCCGGCTGCAGCGCCGCGACGACGGCGCCATCGCCTTGAACTGCATGGAACTGTCCGTGCCGGACCTCAGCGAGGGCACCAACGGGCCCATCGTGATCACGATGCCCACGCACAAGGCCACGGAGGCCGTGGTCACCGAACTCGGGGATGTGCTGCGCAACCACCGCGGAAACTCGGAGGTTCGGGTCCACCTGCAGGGCGACACCCGCGTGGAGGTCATGGGCCTGCCCGTGCACCTGCGGGTCAACCCCAACCCGTCACTCTTCGGAGACCTCAAAGTGCTGCTCGGTCCGGCCTGCCTGGACGCCTGA
- a CDS encoding RluA family pseudouridine synthase, producing MSERVVVPDELDGSRVDAGLAKLMGMSRSLAATLVAEGNVLSGGKRVGKSAKLTSGAVLHVTVPERRDPLEVVEEVVEGLKILLDDDDFVVVDKPVGVAAHPSPGWVGPTVVGGLAGAGYRISTSGSPERAGIVHRLDVGTSGVMVVAKSEQAYTALKRAFKERTVEKVYHAVVQGLPDPLQGTIDAPIGRHPGHDWRFAVIEDGRPSVTHYEVLEAFGKATLVEVHLETGRTHQIRVHFAALRHPCAGDLTYGADPRLAATLGLTRQWLHARQLGFDHPRTGDRVTVISDYPEDLSYALEVLESGKA from the coding sequence ATGTCTGAGCGCGTCGTCGTGCCCGACGAGCTTGACGGCAGCCGCGTGGACGCGGGCCTGGCCAAGCTGATGGGCATGTCGCGGTCGCTCGCAGCCACGCTGGTCGCCGAAGGGAACGTTCTCAGCGGCGGCAAGCGCGTGGGGAAGTCCGCCAAGCTCACGTCCGGCGCCGTGCTGCACGTGACCGTCCCGGAGCGGCGGGACCCCCTTGAAGTAGTGGAGGAAGTAGTGGAAGGCCTGAAGATCCTGCTGGACGACGACGACTTCGTGGTTGTCGACAAACCGGTAGGAGTCGCGGCCCATCCGTCTCCCGGCTGGGTGGGGCCGACAGTTGTCGGCGGACTCGCCGGCGCCGGCTACCGCATCTCCACGTCCGGGTCTCCGGAACGGGCGGGCATCGTCCACCGGCTCGACGTCGGAACATCCGGTGTCATGGTGGTGGCCAAATCGGAACAGGCGTATACGGCCCTCAAACGCGCGTTCAAGGAACGCACCGTGGAGAAGGTCTATCACGCCGTCGTCCAAGGCCTCCCGGACCCGCTGCAGGGTACCATCGACGCACCCATCGGCCGGCACCCGGGCCACGACTGGCGTTTCGCCGTCATCGAGGACGGCCGCCCGTCTGTCACGCACTACGAGGTCCTTGAGGCATTCGGGAAGGCGACCCTCGTGGAGGTGCACCTGGAGACGGGACGCACCCACCAGATCAGGGTCCACTTCGCCGCGCTCCGGCATCCGTGCGCCGGCGACCTGACCTACGGGGCCGATCCCCGGCTCGCCGCCACGCTCGGCCTCACCCGCCAGTGGCTGCACGCCCGCCAACTCGGCTTCGACCACCCGCGGACCGGGGACCGGGTGACCGTCATCAGCGACTACCCCGAAGACCTGTCCTACGCGCTGGAAGTCCTGGAGTCCGGCAAGGCCTGA
- the lspA gene encoding signal peptidase II, with amino-acid sequence MTDELAADAAHPASSSPRPRRALLLSLFAGFAAFAYVFDQLTKLWVTGNMVEGERIPVLPPVLHWYFIRNSGAAFSIGENVTWVFTIIMVAVAVAILFQLRKLGSAWWALALGLLLGGALGNLTDRLFREPSFAMGHVVDFIQLPNFAIFNIADSAVVSSVVIICLLTLRGIALDGSHHAVAKREGATDV; translated from the coding sequence ATGACTGACGAACTTGCCGCTGACGCAGCGCACCCAGCCTCCTCCTCACCGCGGCCGCGGCGCGCCCTGCTGCTGTCCCTGTTCGCAGGCTTCGCGGCGTTCGCGTACGTTTTCGATCAGCTGACCAAGCTCTGGGTCACCGGCAACATGGTCGAGGGCGAACGGATTCCCGTGCTCCCGCCCGTGCTGCACTGGTACTTCATCCGGAACTCCGGAGCCGCATTTTCCATCGGCGAGAACGTGACCTGGGTGTTCACCATCATCATGGTCGCCGTCGCCGTCGCCATCCTGTTCCAGCTCCGCAAGCTCGGTTCGGCCTGGTGGGCGCTGGCCCTGGGCCTGCTGCTCGGCGGCGCGCTGGGCAACCTGACGGACCGCCTCTTCCGGGAGCCGTCCTTCGCCATGGGCCACGTCGTCGACTTCATCCAGCTGCCCAACTTCGCGATCTTCAACATTGCGGACTCGGCCGTCGTCTCCTCCGTGGTCATCATCTGCCTCCTGACCTTGCGGGGCATCGCCCTGGACGGCTCGCACCACGCCGTCGCCAAACGCGAAGGAGCCACGGATGTCTGA
- a CDS encoding DivIVA domain-containing protein, with protein MALTPEDVVNKRFQPTKFREGYDQDEVDDFLDEIVVELRRLNQENDELRKKLAEVSSGSPAASAAVAPVVEKVPAPVKSDKDESRAKAEAEAKAAELAKKKGAEQAAPAQVPATTNPNASESAAGLLAMAQQMHDRHVADGQEQRDKIIAEAQIEASSLVNDAQEKSRKILGALEQQRSVLERKVEQLRGFERDYRSRLKAYIEGQLRDLDARGSVAAPEVGESSAAV; from the coding sequence ATGGCTTTGACGCCAGAAGACGTTGTCAACAAGCGCTTTCAGCCGACCAAGTTCCGCGAAGGCTACGACCAGGACGAAGTTGATGACTTCCTGGACGAAATCGTCGTCGAACTGCGGCGCCTGAACCAGGAGAACGACGAACTTCGCAAGAAGCTCGCCGAAGTCAGTTCCGGATCGCCCGCGGCCTCCGCAGCGGTCGCACCGGTGGTCGAAAAGGTCCCGGCGCCCGTCAAGTCCGACAAGGACGAATCGCGCGCCAAGGCCGAAGCTGAGGCCAAGGCTGCTGAACTGGCCAAGAAGAAGGGAGCCGAGCAGGCTGCCCCGGCCCAGGTTCCCGCCACCACGAACCCGAACGCCTCCGAGTCAGCTGCCGGCCTGCTGGCCATGGCGCAGCAGATGCACGACCGCCACGTTGCGGACGGCCAGGAGCAGCGCGACAAAATCATCGCCGAAGCGCAGATCGAGGCAAGCAGCCTCGTCAACGACGCCCAGGAGAAGTCCCGCAAGATCCTCGGCGCACTGGAGCAGCAGCGGTCTGTCCTGGAGCGCAAGGTGGAGCAGCTGCGCGGCTTCGAGCGCGACTACCGCTCACGCCTGAAGGCCTACATCGAAGGCCAGCTGCGCGACCTGGACGCCCGCGGTTCTGTCGCTGCCCCCGAGGTCGGCGAAAGCAGCGCTGCCGTTTAG
- a CDS encoding YggT family protein — MGIVFGLVYIVLLFIFVALIVRLVFDWVQMFAREWRPRGVALVAAHAVYSVTDPPLKVLRRLIPPLRLGGVSLDLGFLVLFIALSLAMTFTKAFA, encoded by the coding sequence ATGGGAATAGTATTCGGGCTCGTCTATATCGTGCTGCTGTTCATTTTCGTGGCCTTGATTGTCCGACTGGTCTTTGACTGGGTCCAGATGTTCGCCCGCGAATGGCGTCCCCGCGGCGTTGCCCTGGTGGCGGCCCACGCGGTGTACTCCGTCACGGACCCGCCGCTGAAGGTCCTTCGGCGGCTCATTCCGCCGCTGCGGCTCGGGGGCGTCTCGCTCGACCTTGGCTTCCTGGTGCTGTTCATCGCCCTGAGCCTGGCCATGACCTTTACCAAGGCATTTGCGTAG
- a CDS encoding cell division protein SepF codes for MAGALRKTMIYLGLADGDEHYESELSTQQKDEDHSMEHDREERRAPAPVREVVREVPPAAEEEYRAPVTPIKRAASSREETTGLRQITTIHPRSYNDAKLIGESFRDGIPVIMNVTDMGESDAKRLVDFSAGLVFGLRGSIERVTNKVFLLSPSYIEVIGDDKKASETTASFFNQS; via the coding sequence ATGGCCGGCGCTCTGCGCAAGACAATGATCTATCTTGGGCTCGCCGATGGCGACGAACACTACGAGTCTGAGCTTTCCACCCAGCAAAAAGACGAGGACCACTCAATGGAGCATGACCGTGAGGAGCGCCGCGCCCCGGCGCCGGTCCGCGAGGTCGTCCGTGAAGTGCCACCAGCTGCCGAAGAGGAATACCGCGCACCCGTGACACCCATAAAGCGTGCGGCTTCGAGCCGCGAAGAGACCACCGGCCTGCGGCAGATCACCACGATCCACCCGCGGTCCTATAACGACGCCAAGCTCATCGGTGAAAGCTTCCGGGACGGCATTCCTGTCATCATGAACGTCACCGACATGGGTGAGTCCGATGCCAAGCGCCTCGTGGACTTCTCCGCGGGCCTCGTCTTTGGCCTGCGCGGAAGCATTGAGCGCGTGACCAACAAGGTCTTCCTGCTGTCGCCGTCGTACATCGAGGTCATCGGCGACGACAAGAAGGCCAGCGAGACCACCGCCAGCTTCTTCAACCAAAGCTAA
- a CDS encoding YggS family pyridoxal phosphate-dependent enzyme produces the protein MTEADPVREDPRADQLRQRLEAVRQRIAEATAAADRNDDPPRLIVVSKFHPAEDVRRLAGLGVTDFGENRDQEASEKAALLLELDLKWHFVGQVQSKKAKTVVRYAHAVHSVDRPQLVTALEKAMAAEQERSGRDSLDCFIQVSLDDDAGAHRGGAAPADVPLLAEQLEEAGGLRLAGVMAVAPLGADPDRAFEKLAAIAVRLRGDYPAATGISAGMSQDLEAAVRFGATHLRIGSDILGSRPAVR, from the coding sequence ATGACTGAGGCGGACCCGGTGCGGGAAGATCCGCGGGCGGACCAGCTGCGGCAACGCCTGGAGGCCGTCAGGCAGCGGATCGCCGAGGCGACGGCGGCAGCGGACCGCAACGATGATCCTCCACGGCTGATCGTCGTCAGCAAGTTCCACCCCGCCGAGGACGTGCGCCGGCTGGCAGGTCTTGGCGTGACAGACTTCGGCGAGAACCGCGACCAAGAGGCATCGGAGAAGGCGGCCCTGCTCCTGGAACTGGACCTTAAGTGGCACTTCGTCGGCCAGGTCCAGAGCAAGAAAGCCAAGACCGTGGTCCGGTACGCCCACGCCGTCCACTCCGTGGACCGGCCGCAGCTCGTGACGGCATTGGAAAAGGCGATGGCCGCCGAACAGGAAAGGTCCGGGCGGGACAGCCTCGATTGCTTCATCCAGGTGAGCCTCGACGACGACGCCGGTGCCCACCGGGGCGGCGCGGCCCCGGCTGACGTTCCGCTGCTGGCAGAACAGCTGGAAGAAGCGGGCGGCCTTCGGCTTGCCGGCGTCATGGCGGTTGCGCCCCTGGGCGCCGATCCGGACCGGGCGTTTGAGAAACTCGCTGCCATTGCGGTCCGGTTGAGGGGTGACTACCCCGCGGCGACGGGGATTTCCGCCGGAATGAGCCAGGATCTTGAAGCGGCCGTGCGGTTCGGTGCGACACACCTCAGAATTGGTTCGGATATTCTCGGTTCGCGCCCGGCCGTGCGGTAG
- the ftsZ gene encoding cell division protein FtsZ, translating into MAAPQNYLAVIKVVGIGGGGVNAVNRMIEVGLRGVEFIAINTDAQALLMSDADVKLDVGRELTRGLGAGANPEVGKQAAEDHADEIEEVIRGADMVFVTAGEGGGTGTGGAPVVARIARSLGALTIGVVTRPFTFEGRRRAGSAEAGIDALRDEVDTLIVIPNDRLLSISDRNVSVLDAFRSADQVLLSGVQGITDLITTPGLINLDFADVKSVMQGAGSALMGIGSARGEDRAVKAAELAIASPLLEASIDGAHGVLLSIQGGSDLGLFEINEAARLVQEVAHPEANIIFGAVIDDALGDEARVTVIAAGFDDVKATSPSMDQSQPQSAPQRPAVPLSLIHIWRASRRRTASRSMSSPRTPGSAPPASATGASTARRRFPRTRDSTSTFRRLLNMTCPATARTTWMSRTS; encoded by the coding sequence GTGGCAGCTCCGCAGAATTACTTGGCCGTCATCAAGGTCGTCGGCATCGGCGGCGGTGGCGTGAACGCAGTCAACCGCATGATCGAGGTGGGTCTCCGCGGTGTCGAATTCATCGCCATCAACACCGATGCGCAGGCCCTGCTGATGAGCGACGCCGACGTCAAGCTTGACGTCGGACGCGAGCTGACCCGGGGCCTTGGCGCAGGCGCGAACCCCGAAGTGGGCAAGCAGGCGGCAGAAGACCACGCTGACGAGATCGAAGAGGTCATCCGCGGCGCGGACATGGTCTTCGTGACGGCGGGCGAGGGCGGCGGCACCGGCACAGGCGGCGCCCCCGTGGTTGCCCGCATTGCTCGCTCCCTCGGCGCGCTCACCATCGGTGTTGTCACCCGCCCGTTCACCTTCGAGGGCCGCCGTCGTGCCGGCTCCGCAGAGGCAGGCATCGATGCCCTCCGCGACGAGGTCGACACCCTGATCGTGATCCCCAACGACCGCCTGCTGTCCATTAGCGACCGCAACGTCTCTGTCCTTGATGCGTTCCGCTCCGCTGACCAGGTCCTGCTGTCCGGTGTCCAGGGCATCACGGATCTCATCACCACGCCGGGCCTGATCAACCTTGACTTTGCCGACGTGAAGTCGGTCATGCAGGGTGCGGGATCCGCACTCATGGGCATCGGTTCGGCGCGGGGCGAAGACCGCGCGGTCAAGGCCGCCGAGCTTGCCATCGCCTCGCCGCTGCTGGAAGCCTCCATTGACGGCGCCCACGGCGTCCTGCTGTCCATCCAGGGCGGTTCCGACCTCGGCCTGTTCGAGATCAACGAGGCAGCCCGCCTGGTTCAGGAAGTCGCCCACCCCGAGGCCAACATCATCTTCGGTGCCGTCATTGACGACGCCCTGGGCGATGAAGCGCGCGTCACCGTGATCGCTGCCGGATTCGACGACGTCAAGGCCACCTCGCCGTCCATGGACCAGTCGCAGCCGCAGTCGGCCCCGCAGCGCCCGGCAGTGCCGCTGTCTCTTATACACATCTGGCGAGCCAGCCGCCGTCGCACAGCCAGCAGGTCCATGTCCAGCCCGCGCACGCCGGGGTCGGCGCCGCCGGCCTCAGCAACTGGGGCCAGCACCGCCCGTCGGCGGTTCCCGCGGACTCGGGATTCGACGTCGACCTTCCGTCGGTTGTTGAACATGACCTGTCCGGCAACCGCTCGGACGACCTGGATGTCCCGGACTTCCTGA
- a CDS encoding FtsQ-type POTRA domain-containing protein codes for MASSRRPTYKPVRPGSRDKASEPREATQPGVISASKSAPASPAAPQDSQRGKQPAKQPAGQASGQGSGQAAKEQGPGKQGQQLSGSQAEPDNVLAFPEPKGKRVRRNVIVASCIIAALVAGLLLAAVYSPVLAVQTVTVSGTKLLKPAQVQAALKPLLGTPLPQVSDEDVNALLKPLVQIKSVTTQAHPPSVLVVQVHERVPVALVKRGQEYLLVDVDGVRLGATADPGSVKLPVIDGGAGTIGKDLFQATAAVLGALPANVLAKLSNASAKSVDAVELKLVDGQTIIWGNAGEKELKARVLEALLKVPADPANPVNIYDVSVPRHPVTR; via the coding sequence TTGGCTAGCAGCCGCCGTCCCACGTACAAGCCTGTGCGGCCGGGGAGCCGGGACAAAGCGTCGGAACCGCGCGAAGCAACGCAGCCGGGCGTGATCTCGGCTTCCAAGAGCGCACCCGCGTCGCCGGCCGCACCGCAGGACAGCCAGCGGGGGAAGCAGCCGGCAAAGCAGCCGGCCGGACAGGCATCCGGACAGGGTTCCGGGCAGGCGGCGAAAGAGCAGGGGCCGGGGAAGCAAGGGCAGCAGCTGTCAGGCAGCCAAGCCGAACCGGACAACGTTCTCGCTTTCCCCGAGCCCAAGGGCAAACGCGTCAGGCGCAATGTCATCGTGGCGTCGTGCATCATTGCCGCCCTCGTTGCGGGCCTGCTGCTGGCCGCGGTCTACTCCCCGGTGCTCGCCGTCCAGACGGTGACGGTCAGCGGCACGAAGCTGCTCAAGCCGGCCCAGGTCCAGGCGGCACTCAAGCCGCTCCTGGGTACGCCGCTGCCGCAGGTGAGCGATGAGGACGTCAACGCGCTGCTGAAGCCGCTCGTCCAGATCAAATCGGTGACCACCCAGGCGCACCCGCCGTCCGTCCTGGTGGTCCAGGTGCATGAGCGCGTGCCGGTGGCTCTGGTCAAACGCGGCCAGGAGTACCTGCTGGTGGATGTGGACGGCGTACGGCTCGGCGCGACGGCCGATCCGGGATCGGTGAAGCTGCCCGTCATCGACGGCGGGGCCGGCACCATCGGCAAGGATCTGTTCCAGGCGACCGCAGCAGTCCTGGGCGCTCTTCCCGCCAATGTCCTTGCCAAGCTCTCCAACGCTTCCGCCAAGTCCGTCGACGCCGTGGAACTGAAGCTGGTGGACGGCCAGACGATCATTTGGGGCAATGCGGGGGAGAAGGAGCTGAAGGCACGCGTGCTGGAGGCCCTCCTGAAGGTTCCCGCCGATCCGGCAAATCCCGTCAACATCTATGACGTCAGCGTGCCGCGGCATCCGGTGACGCGCTGA